GTTTGCAGAAGTGGTAAAGAAATATGCTGCGGATGATTTGCGTATTACACTCAATCAGGGATTTCTCCTTCGCTTTGTTCCGAAAGAAGCATTGCCTGCGCTTTACAAAGAACTGGATTCGCTTCAACTAACTCTTGTCGGATTTGACAGCATTGGAGATATTACCGCTTGCCCCGGAACCGATACCTGCAATCTTGGAATTGCTAACAGCACGGGCATCGCGCTGGAACTGGAGAAAGTTATTCAGAACGAATATTCCGATTTACTCTATGACAAAAACATCAAAATAAAAATCAGCGGGTGCATGAACTCCTGCGGACAGCATTCGCTCGCGCACATCGGTTTTCATGGAAGTTCGCTCAAGGCGGGAACGCATATTATTCCTGCGCTTCAGGTATTGCTTGGAGGTGGTGTGATTGGAAATGGAGAAGGAAGAATTTCTGACAAGGTGATAAAAATTCCGAGCAAACGCGGACCGGCTGTGCTGAGAGAAATTCTGAATGACTACGAAAAAAATTCTTCAGAGAACGAAACCTTCAACCAGTATTTTGACAGACAAGGGAATAATTATTTTTTCCGACTGCTGAGAAGCCATGCAGATTTGTCAACGATTGCGGATGACGAATACAAAGATTGGGGTTATGAAGAAAATTACAAACTATCTGTTGGTGTTGGCGAGTGCATGGGCGTGCAGATTGATTTAGTGGCAACATTGCTTTTCGAAGCGGAAGAAAAAATAGAATGGGCGAAAATTTCTTTAGAAGAAAATCTTTTTGCTGATTCCGTTTATCATTCTTACAGTGCGTTTGTGCAGGGAGCGAAGGCATTGCTGCTTACCAATCAAATTCAGACTAATTCGCAGCACAGCATTTTGGTTGAGTTTGAAAATCATTTCGCACCGTCAGTAGGATTCTCCTATGAGAAAAGCTTCAAAGAAACTGTTCTGCAGATAAATTCAAATGAACCGACTAAACAATTTGCAGAAAAATATTATACAGAAGCAAAGGATTTTCTGAATAAAGCCAAAGAACTTAGGGAAGAACTCATCAGGCAGGAATCATTTACAAAAGCAAAAAAAAATAATCAATAACTAAAAATTATAAAAATGTCAAACAATAAAATTCAACCAAAGTTAACCCTTGCAGGTGCAGGACCTGGCGATCCGGATCTCATCACTGCAAAAGCAATTCAAGCGCTTGGAAAAGCCGACATCGTTTTATATGACGCGCTTGTGAATCCTGTTCTTCTGAAATATGCTTCACCCAATGTGAAAAAGATTTTCGTGGGAAAAAGAAACGGACAGCATTCGCTGAAACAGGATCAAATAAATAATCTCATAGTGGATTTAGCATTCACGTACGGACATGTTGTGCGCCTCAAAGGAGGCGACCCTTTTGTTTTTGGAAGAGGTTATGAAGAAATTCAGCACGCTCAATCCTTCCACATCGAAACGGAAGTGATTCCGGGAATTTCTTCCTCTCTTGGAGTTCCTGCCATGGCTGGAATCCCGGTTACACATCGGGGGCTCAGCGAAAGTTTCTGGGTGATTACAGGAACTACACGCACTGGTGAACTTTCACGCGATATCAAACTTGCTTCGCAATCTACGGCAACGGTTGTGATTTTAATGGGCGTTCACAAACTTCATGAAATCGTTGAAGTTTACAAATCATCGGACAAAGCAAATCTGCCTGTTGCTCTCATTCAGAACGGAACATTGAAAGACGAAAGAATTGCCGTGAGCACAATCAATACAATTGAAGAAATTGTTAAAGACAAACACATTGGTTCTCCTGCTGTAATTATTGCCGGAGAGGTGGTAAGGTTACACCCTGAATTTTTAGTGGAAGAAGTAATAAAAAAATATTTACTCAACTAAAAAATAAAAAGTAAATGAACTCTGAAGAAAAAATATCTGAATCATCAGTAAAATCAGGAAAAGGAAACAAACTCTTCCCGATTTTTCTGAAACTGGAAAAACTAAAAGTCCTGATTGTTGGAGGTGGAAATGTTGCATTTGAAAAACTATATGCAATCATCGGAAACAGTCCTGAAACGGAAGTAACTGTTGTGGCGCCAGAAATCCTACCAGCGTTTGAAAAAATTGCCGCACAGCAACCTAATATAAAGCTCAAGAAAAGAGTTTTCTTTCCGGGAGATTTATTCAATGTCGATATAGTGATTGCAGCAACTGCCGACAATGAGTTAAACAAAATAATTAAAGACGAAGCCAGAAAGCGGGAAATACTTGTAAACGTGGTGGATACGCCAGAACTCTGCGATTTTTATCTTGGCGCCATCGTGAAAAAAGGGGATTTGAAAATTGCCGTATCAACAAACGGTAAGTCACCTACATTTGCGAAACGTATGAAAGAAATGCTTGATGAAAACCTGCCTGAAGAAACTCAGGAAGCGCTTGAAAATCTTTCCAAGGTCCGTTCTAACCTCAAGGGAGATTATTCTGAAAAAGTTAAAAAGTTGAATGAAATTACTTCTGTGCTTGTAGAAAATAACCTGGCATCACTTCAGCCGCATTTAACTATTGAGCAGAAAAACAAGAAACCAAAATACAAGCAGGCAAAATACTGGTTCATCTATTCCTCTTCCGCACTGGCGCTGATGATTGTCGGGCATATTCTTTTTTCTTTTCTCCCACTATCAGAAATTGGCGGATATATTGGCAGTGCGGCAAGCAGGATTGACAAAACCATTTTACTTTTTGTTCTGGGTGGATTTCTTGCGCAGATGGTAGATGGTGCGCTCGGAATGGCGTATGGGGTTACGGCAACAACATTTCTTTTGTCATTCGGCATTTCTCCGGCAGCAGCGAGCGCGAGCGTTCATACTTCTGAAATTTTTACAACGGGCGCTTCAGGAATCAGTCACCTTCGTTTCAAAAATGTGAATACAAAATTGTTCCGAAATCTTCTTATTCCCGGAATTCTCGGTGCAATTCTCGGAGCGTATATTCTGTCTTCGTTGCAGGAATATGCAACTTACATCAAGCCGATAGTTTCGGTTTACACCTTGATTCTCGGAGTGGTCATTATTTTAAAGGCAGTAAGAAAAGTAAAAACGAAAAAGAAAATTAAACGAGTAGGGCGGCTTGCTTTTATCGGTGCGTTCCTTGATTCCATTGGAGGCGGTGGATGGGGACCCATTGTTTCCTCCACGCTGATTGCGAGAGGAAGGTCGTTTCGTTATACAGTGGGTTCGGTGAATCTCGCTGAGTTTTTTGTCACGCTCGCAAGTTCACTTACTTTTTTTATGTTTATCGGAATTCAACACTGGAATGTGATTGCAGGATTAGTAATTGGCGGAATGATTGCCGCTCCTTTTGCCGCGTATCTTACATCCAAAATTCCTGTAAGAGCCGGGCTTATTACTGTGGGAGTTGTGGTAATCATTGTAAGTCTGAGAATTCTTTATAAAACATTTTTCTAAAAAAAGATTCAAAGGTATTTCTAAATGATGCATACGGATAAAATACAAAAGATTGAGAAATTAGTTTCAGGAAAAACTTCAGAAGAATCTCTTGCATTGCTCTCAAAAGAATTCTCGGGAAGAATTGTTTTTTCAACAAGTTTCGGACTGGAGGATCAGGCAATCACGCATATGATATTTTCAAATAACTTGCAAATAAAAATTTTCACGCTCGATACGGGACGAATTTTTCCTGAAACGTATTCGGTTTGGAACAGCACAAGAGAAAAGTACGGCAAGGAAATAGAGGCATTTTCTCCGAATGCAGATGCTGTTCAGAAAATGGTATCGGCAAAAGGCCCCAACAGTTTTTATGATTCGGTAGAGAATCGTTTGGAATGCTGTCGCATCAGAAAAGTGGAACCGCTTCACTGCGCATTGAAAGGGAATGAAGTTTGGATTACCGGAATCCGAAAAGATCAGTCTCCAAACAGAGAGAATCTTTCTTCAGTTGAATGGGATGAGAAAAATCAGATTGTAAAATTTCATCCCTTGTTTGATTGGAGTTTTGATAAAGTGAAAAGTTTTGTTAAAAAAAATAATGCACCCTATAATTCTTTGCACGATAAAGGATTTCCAAGCATCGGCTGCCAGCCTTGCACCCGCGCAGTAAAAGAGGGAGAAGATCCGCGTGCCGGAAGATGGTGGTGGGAGAATACAGATAAAAAGGAGTGCGGACTGCATGTTTCTTAAATTTGCCTAATCATTCTATGCAGTATAAACTAGATTATCTTGACCAATTAGAATCCGAATCCATTCACATCTTCCGTGAAGTGGCAGGGCAGTTTGAACGACCTGCTTTATTATTTTCAGGTGGAAAAGATTCTATCACATTAGTTCATCTTGCATTGAAAGCTTTTCGTCCGGGAAAATTTCCTTTCCCGCTTGTCCATATTGACACAGAGCATAATTTTCCGGAAGCCATTGATTTCAGAGACAATCTGGTAAAAAAAATTGGAGAGAAATTAATTGCAAGAAGCGTAGGTGATACTATAAAAGAGAAGGGATTGGTTGAGAACCGTGGAAGATTTTACAGCCGCAATGCCTTGCAGACCTATACACTTCTGGATACAATAGAAGAATTCCGTTTCGATGCCTGCATTGGTGGTGCACGCAGGGACGAAGAAAAGGCAAGAGCGAAAGAAAGAGTATTCTCTGTTCGCGATGAATTCGGGCAATGGGATCCGAAAAAGCAGCGTCCGGAACTCTGGAGCATTTACAACGGCAGAATCCGGCAGGGAGAAAACGTGCGCTGCTTTCCCATCAGCAATTGGACAGAACTGGATATCTGGAATTACATCAGGCGTGAAAATATTGACCTGCCTTCCATTTATTTTTCTCATACAAGAAAATGTATTGTCCGACCGGGAGGAATACTTGCCTATTCCGATTTTGTTTATACCGATAAGGATGATGTTATTGAAAACCGTAAAGTTCGTTTTCGCACAGTAGGAGATATGACTTGCACGGCAGCCGTTGAATCAGAAGCAAATTCACTGGATGACATCGTCAGTGAAATTGAAGAAACAAAAATATCCGAGCGAGGTGCAACACGACTGGACGATCAAACTTCTGATGCCGCGATGGAAGACAGAAAAAAAAGCGGGTATTTCTAATTTGTATCTCATGCTGAACTTGTTCCAGCAGCTGAAAAGATTTTCCGCAAAATCCTTGACCAAAAGTTTTGCTTTGCGTACCTTCGGTTCACCAAATAAACAACACCATCATTATGAATATCTTTCCACTCATTTCCGCACTTCTCATTACTGCTTCCGCATTTTCTCAGCAATGGGTTGAGATGATGCAGAATCCCAATTCAAATTTTTATGATATTCAGAAAGAATTTGATGCCTACTGGTCTCAGCCAGAAAAGAAAAAACTTTTGAATGAAATGAAAAATGAGGGATCTGAAAAAAGAAAATGGTTCAGAAAAGAAGAAGAAAAAGAAGTGGCTGGATGGATACAGTTTAAACGATGGGAATGGCTTAAAGAGCAACGCGTTTATCCTTCGGGAAATTTATTCCCACCAGATGATTATTTTCAGGCGGTTGAGTCAAAACTAAATTCAACAACTGTTGCAGGCAGTTGGACATTTCTCGGACCAAGCAATGTCCCGACCAATGGAGGAGCAGGAAGAGTGAACTGCATTCGTTTTGATCCATCCAACACAAATATTGTTTATGCCGGTGCGCCAGCAGGAGGTTTATGGAAATCAACTAATGGCGGAAGCGGCTGGGCGATGTGGAATACCGATGCCCTCGGCTCGCTCGGAGTAACAGATGTTGCAGTTGACCCTACAAATTCTCAAATCATTTATTTGGGAAGCGGAGATGGGGACGCAAGCGATACATATGGACTTGGAGTTTTAAAATCTACTGACGGAGGAGCAACATGGAACGCAACCGGGTTAAACTGGACAGTTACACAAGGAAGAACCGTGAGAAGAATTCTGATTGACCCGACCAATACACAAATCATTCATGCCGCAACGAGTAATGGAATTTATCGCTCTACCGATGGAGGCACAACTTTTTCGCAGGTATCTACTGCTGCTCCGCGTGATATGGAAATGAAGCCGGGCGATCCGACAACCATTTACGCAACAACTTCTGCTACAGTCTACCGCTCTACAAATTCAGGGCAGAGTTATGTTTCTATTTATTCTGTTTCTGGTGCTGGAAGATTAGCAATTGCCGTAACTCCTGCTGATGCAAATTATATTTATGTTCTTGCTGCTAATAATTCAAGCAGTGCTTTTCTCGGATTGTATCAATCCATCAATGGTGGAACATCTTTCTCGCAAAAATCTACTACTCCCAATATTCTTGGCTATTCAAATACTGGCAACGATGCATCGGGGCAGGGATGGTATGACCTTTCTGTAGCCGCTTCTCCTGCAAATGCAAATGAAGTCGTGATTGGCGGAATAAATATTTGGCGTTCAACCGATGGAGGAAACAGTTGGGTCATCAATGCACACTGGACCGGTTCTGGAGCGCCCTACGTTCACGCGGATGTACATGATGTGATTTACCTTCCTGGAAACGGAAGCACCATTTATGCAGGATGCGATGGCGGAGTTTTCCGTACGCAAAATAGCGGAGGCAGCTGGAGCGATATGAGTAACGGTTTGCAAATAGCCGAGCAGTACCGCCTCGGACAATCGGCAAATAACGGAACATGGCTTATCACCGGAAGACAGGACAACGGTACGGATAGATTGAATGGAGTAACCTGGTCTCGCGTGCTGGGTGGTGACGGCATGGAATGTTTTGTTGACCGCACAAATAATAACACCATGTATGGAGAATATTACAATGGAGATTTTCAACGCTCAATAAATGGAGGAAATAATTGGGCAAGCATTCAAACGGGACTCGCAGGAAGCGCAGCATGGGTCACTCCCTGGTGCCAGGATCCAACTGCAGCAGCAACAATCTGGGCTGGCTATCAGGAAGTTTTCAAGTCTACCAACCAGGGAACTGCGTGGACTCAGATGAGTTCACTCGGAAGTACGAGTACCATCCGCGGAATTGATGTGGCGCCATCCAGCAATCAGGTGATTTATGCTTCGCGCACAACTTCCATTATCAAATCTACTAACGGAGGAACTTCATGGACAACTGTTACAGGAAATCTTCCTGTCAGCAGCGCATCCATCACTTACATTGAAATTGATCCGACAGACGCCAACCATGTTTGGGCGACTTTTTCTGGGTATTCTTCCGCTAATAAAGTGTGGGTTACCACGAATGGAGGAACTTCATGGACAAATTATTCAACAGGAATTCCGAATCTTCCTGTCAACTGCATTGTGTATGAAACAGGCTCAGCAAACGGAACGCTGTATGCAGGAACTGATTTGGGAGTTTATTACCGCGATAACACCATGAGTTCATGGGCATCGTACAGCACTGGGTTGCCGAATGTGATTGTGGATGAACTCGAAATTCAATACACTGTTTCAAAACTCCGCGCGGCAACTTATGGAAGAGGAATGTGGGAATCCCCGCTTTATTCCCCTGTAGGAATTTCTGAACCCATTAATTGCGAAAATGATTGCATAAATGTTTTTCCGAATCCTACAGATGGAAAGTGTACTCTCGTCTTTGCGAGCGGAGCGAAGCAATCTTATATTGAGATATACAATGTGATGGGAGAAAAAATTTATTCGTCTCAAATAAATTCTGGTAAAACGGAAATTAATTTAAGCAAACAACCCAAGGGGATTTATTTTCTTCAGATTCAATCTTCTGGCAAAACGTACAACAGCAAGATTGTTATAGATTAAAACTCAAATAGATTATTTTTGCTTCCCTTTATGGACTTACTCAGATTTCTCACAGCAGGAAGTGTGGATGACGGAAAAAGCACGCTCATCGGGCGGTTGCTTTTTGACAGCGAATCTGTTTCGACAGATATTTTGCAGGCGATTGAAAAAGCCAGCAAAGGAAAACACGCAACAGAAATAGACTTATCACTTCTCACTGATGGCTTGCGTGCAGAGCGCGAGCAGGGAATCACCATTGATGTGGCGTATAAATATTTTACCACTGAGAAAAGAAAATTCATCATAGCCGATACTCCCGGGCATGTGCAGTACACGCGCAACATGGTTACGGGCGCTTCCAATTCAAACCTTGCCATTATTTTAATAGACGCGCGTAACGGAATTACCGAACAAACACACAGACATTCGATCATCGCGTCTCTTTTCGGAATTCAGCATCTCGTGGTTTGCATTAACAAAATAGACCTGATGAATTATTCAGAGAAAGTCTTTAATGACATTGTTGACCGCTACAAGAATTTTTCTAAAAAACTATTTGTAAATGACATCACCTTTATTCCTGTAAGCGCAAAGTTCGGAGACAATGTAGTAACCCGCTCTGAAAAAATGCCATGGTACACGGGAAAAACATTACTTCATCATCTTGAAACCGTGGAATTGACAAGCGACTTCAATTTTTCTTTAGCAAGATTTCCTGTGCAGTACGTGATACGACCGAGAGAAGATGCACTGCATGATTACCGCGGCTATGCAGGAAAGGTAGTGAGCGGTATTTTCAAAAAAGGAGATATTGTGGAAATTTTTCCTGCCGGAAATTCTTCCCGAATAAAGGAAATTGAAATTGCTGAAAAAGAAATTGAAGAAGCATTTGCTCCTCAGTCGGTGGTAATTCACCTGGAAGATGATATTGACATAAGCAGAGGAGATGTTATTGCAAAAAAAGATGATTCTCTTCTTGTTACTCAGGATATTGAAGCCACTGTCTGTTGGATGAGCGAAAGGCCGCTGAATGTTGGTGCGAAACTTCTTCTGCGTCACAACGGAAAAACCGTTAAAGCA
The sequence above is drawn from the Bacteroidota bacterium genome and encodes:
- the cysD gene encoding sulfate adenylyltransferase subunit CysD, encoding MQYKLDYLDQLESESIHIFREVAGQFERPALLFSGGKDSITLVHLALKAFRPGKFPFPLVHIDTEHNFPEAIDFRDNLVKKIGEKLIARSVGDTIKEKGLVENRGRFYSRNALQTYTLLDTIEEFRFDACIGGARRDEEKARAKERVFSVRDEFGQWDPKKQRPELWSIYNGRIRQGENVRCFPISNWTELDIWNYIRRENIDLPSIYFSHTRKCIVRPGGILAYSDFVYTDKDDVIENRKVRFRTVGDMTCTAAVESEANSLDDIVSEIEETKISERGATRLDDQTSDAAMEDRKKSGYF
- a CDS encoding phosphoadenylyl-sulfate reductase, with amino-acid sequence MHTDKIQKIEKLVSGKTSEESLALLSKEFSGRIVFSTSFGLEDQAITHMIFSNNLQIKIFTLDTGRIFPETYSVWNSTREKYGKEIEAFSPNADAVQKMVSAKGPNSFYDSVENRLECCRIRKVEPLHCALKGNEVWITGIRKDQSPNRENLSSVEWDEKNQIVKFHPLFDWSFDKVKSFVKKNNAPYNSLHDKGFPSIGCQPCTRAVKEGEDPRAGRWWWENTDKKECGLHVS
- a CDS encoding T9SS type A sorting domain-containing protein, which produces MNIFPLISALLITASAFSQQWVEMMQNPNSNFYDIQKEFDAYWSQPEKKKLLNEMKNEGSEKRKWFRKEEEKEVAGWIQFKRWEWLKEQRVYPSGNLFPPDDYFQAVESKLNSTTVAGSWTFLGPSNVPTNGGAGRVNCIRFDPSNTNIVYAGAPAGGLWKSTNGGSGWAMWNTDALGSLGVTDVAVDPTNSQIIYLGSGDGDASDTYGLGVLKSTDGGATWNATGLNWTVTQGRTVRRILIDPTNTQIIHAATSNGIYRSTDGGTTFSQVSTAAPRDMEMKPGDPTTIYATTSATVYRSTNSGQSYVSIYSVSGAGRLAIAVTPADANYIYVLAANNSSSAFLGLYQSINGGTSFSQKSTTPNILGYSNTGNDASGQGWYDLSVAASPANANEVVIGGINIWRSTDGGNSWVINAHWTGSGAPYVHADVHDVIYLPGNGSTIYAGCDGGVFRTQNSGGSWSDMSNGLQIAEQYRLGQSANNGTWLITGRQDNGTDRLNGVTWSRVLGGDGMECFVDRTNNNTMYGEYYNGDFQRSINGGNNWASIQTGLAGSAAWVTPWCQDPTAAATIWAGYQEVFKSTNQGTAWTQMSSLGSTSTIRGIDVAPSSNQVIYASRTTSIIKSTNGGTSWTTVTGNLPVSSASITYIEIDPTDANHVWATFSGYSSANKVWVTTNGGTSWTNYSTGIPNLPVNCIVYETGSANGTLYAGTDLGVYYRDNTMSSWASYSTGLPNVIVDELEIQYTVSKLRAATYGRGMWESPLYSPVGISEPINCENDCINVFPNPTDGKCTLVFASGAKQSYIEIYNVMGEKIYSSQINSGKTEINLSKQPKGIYFLQIQSSGKTYNSKIVID
- a CDS encoding HEPN domain-containing protein — protein: MQSFRTKLENQTVEKDILDLEKKIHLFREGEIDSEKFRFSRLLRGIYGQRQPGVQMVRIKIPFGKLSAKQLLRIADISDEYSNGNLHLTTRQDVQIYYVSLDRTPELWAKLEQDNITLREACGNTVRNITASSIAGIDPKEPFDITPYANALFKFFLRNPIQENLGRKFKIAFSSSEDDTAFTFVHDLGFIPKVKIVDGKIVRGFKVVIGGGLGAQPILAQIANEFLTDGQIIPFSEATVRVFDRYGERNNRHKARLKYLIAKIGLENFMSLVEEERLALKSAGQISNLSNTEIPAYDYNKDERGKVFTTLKVSDDKKYKKWFDTNTFEQKQQGFFAVGVRVPLGNIRSDKVRQFAEVVKKYAADDLRITLNQGFLLRFVPKEALPALYKELDSLQLTLVGFDSIGDITACPGTDTCNLGIANSTGIALELEKVIQNEYSDLLYDKNIKIKISGCMNSCGQHSLAHIGFHGSSLKAGTHIIPALQVLLGGGVIGNGEGRISDKVIKIPSKRGPAVLREILNDYEKNSSENETFNQYFDRQGNNYFFRLLRSHADLSTIADDEYKDWGYEENYKLSVGVGECMGVQIDLVATLLFEAEEKIEWAKISLEENLFADSVYHSYSAFVQGAKALLLTNQIQTNSQHSILVEFENHFAPSVGFSYEKSFKETVLQINSNEPTKQFAEKYYTEAKDFLNKAKELREELIRQESFTKAKKNNQ
- a CDS encoding TSUP family transporter, whose product is MNSEEKISESSVKSGKGNKLFPIFLKLEKLKVLIVGGGNVAFEKLYAIIGNSPETEVTVVAPEILPAFEKIAAQQPNIKLKKRVFFPGDLFNVDIVIAATADNELNKIIKDEARKREILVNVVDTPELCDFYLGAIVKKGDLKIAVSTNGKSPTFAKRMKEMLDENLPEETQEALENLSKVRSNLKGDYSEKVKKLNEITSVLVENNLASLQPHLTIEQKNKKPKYKQAKYWFIYSSSALALMIVGHILFSFLPLSEIGGYIGSAASRIDKTILLFVLGGFLAQMVDGALGMAYGVTATTFLLSFGISPAAASASVHTSEIFTTGASGISHLRFKNVNTKLFRNLLIPGILGAILGAYILSSLQEYATYIKPIVSVYTLILGVVIILKAVRKVKTKKKIKRVGRLAFIGAFLDSIGGGGWGPIVSSTLIARGRSFRYTVGSVNLAEFFVTLASSLTFFMFIGIQHWNVIAGLVIGGMIAAPFAAYLTSKIPVRAGLITVGVVVIIVSLRILYKTFF
- the cobA gene encoding uroporphyrinogen-III C-methyltransferase, which produces MSNNKIQPKLTLAGAGPGDPDLITAKAIQALGKADIVLYDALVNPVLLKYASPNVKKIFVGKRNGQHSLKQDQINNLIVDLAFTYGHVVRLKGGDPFVFGRGYEEIQHAQSFHIETEVIPGISSSLGVPAMAGIPVTHRGLSESFWVITGTTRTGELSRDIKLASQSTATVVILMGVHKLHEIVEVYKSSDKANLPVALIQNGTLKDERIAVSTINTIEEIVKDKHIGSPAVIIAGEVVRLHPEFLVEEVIKKYLLN
- a CDS encoding 50S ribosome-binding GTPase, encoding MDLLRFLTAGSVDDGKSTLIGRLLFDSESVSTDILQAIEKASKGKHATEIDLSLLTDGLRAEREQGITIDVAYKYFTTEKRKFIIADTPGHVQYTRNMVTGASNSNLAIILIDARNGITEQTHRHSIIASLFGIQHLVVCINKIDLMNYSEKVFNDIVDRYKNFSKKLFVNDITFIPVSAKFGDNVVTRSEKMPWYTGKTLLHHLETVELTSDFNFSLARFPVQYVIRPREDALHDYRGYAGKVVSGIFKKGDIVEIFPAGNSSRIKEIEIAEKEIEEAFAPQSVVIHLEDDIDISRGDVIAKKDDSLLVTQDIEATVCWMSERPLNVGAKLLLRHNGKTVKASVRDVLYKLDVSSLGKMEEDKSIKLNEIARIQLRTASPIAIDKFITNRANGSFVLFDENTNETVGGCVV